Proteins from one Mercurialis annua linkage group LG7, ddMerAnnu1.2, whole genome shotgun sequence genomic window:
- the LOC126657777 gene encoding uncharacterized protein LOC126657777, with protein sequence MGYSMFSMVCILHSTIAILCGASIMFYHYEISVLGHGLETAQKLIGSTPNDQLLIQISASFSGLLLFVIGFLVLMVAFVRNGKFQSFFAKGCVVLHFVMAIWRFSFERRVEDLAWHWPKQVIGDLMLALSWVFFLVYSWREKYD encoded by the coding sequence ATGGGTTACTCAATGTTTTCAATGGTATGTATTCTTCATTCTACCATTGCAATTTTATGCGGGGCTTCAATTATGTTCTATCATTACGAAATATCGGTTCTTGGTCACGGTCTAGAAACCGCACAAAAACTTATAGGTTCGACACCGAATGACCAATTATTGATCCAAATATCCGCTTCATTTTCAGGTTTGCTTCTGTTTGTAATTGGTTTTTTAGTGTTGATGGTGGCATTTGTTAGAAATGGAAAATTTCAAAGTTTTTTTGCTAAAGGGTGTGTGGTTTTACATTTTGTTATGGCTATTTGGAGGTTTAGTTTTGAGAGGAGGGTTGAGGATTTAGCTTGGCATTGGCCTAAGCAAGTGATTGGAGATTTGATGTTGGCACTTTCTTGGGTATTCTTTTTGGTGTATAGTTGGAGAGAAAAGTATGATTAA